ATTATAAATATTGAAGACAATGGGAAAGGTATTGATCCTGAGAAAGCTGAAGAGCTTAATGAGAAAATGCAAAAGCTTGAACATAGTGATTCCATTGGGCTTATTAATGTTCATGAAAGAATAAAGTTAACCTATGGAGAAAACTATGGATTAACAATAAAAAGCAGGAGCCCTCAGGGAACTACTATCAGCATAAGGATTCCAGTAAAGGAGGTTGCAGTAAATGTATAAAGTAATGCTTGTAGACGATGAAATACTAATTTTAGATGGCTTAAAAGAACTTATTGACTGGGAAACTCTTGGACTTGAAATAGTTAATACTTCTCTTAATGGAGAAGAAGCTTTAAAGGAGTTTACTGAGGTTAATCCTGATATTGTAATTACAGACATAAGCATGCCTAAAATGAATGGGTTAATGCTAATAAAAGAAATAAAAGCAATAAGCGATAGGACAAGATTTATAATTCTTAGTGGATATGATGAATTTAATTATGCAAAGGAAGCAATTAGATTAGGCATAGAAAACTATATACTAAAGCCTATTAATGAAGAAGAGCTAGAAGCTACTCTAAAAAATACCATTGAAAAATTAAAGTTAAGTTCAAAATTACCTGTTTTAGAAAAAAAAAAGATTGAAATATTAAAGGAAAATATTTTATATAGGTGGGTAACTAACAATATCAGCTCCTACGAATTGAAGGAGAGAGAGTTTGTTTTAGACATAAAACTTGGACTCAGCTTTTATATGGCAGGTATTATCAACCTTAAAAAGTGCGATAATCATAAGACTTATGAAATTTACCTGGCTATAAAAGACTTAGCTGAAAAAATGTTAGATTGCTCAGTTTTTAGAGATTTAGACAACAATATAGTTATAATTTATGGCAGCAATGACTATGAGACTATAAATAAAGATTTTCAAGATATGATTGAAAGTGTTGAAACAATTTTAGAGGAAAAATATAGCATATTTTATTTCATTACTTTAGGCAGCATTGAAAACGGACATGAGAATGCACATAAGAGCTACCAGACAGCAAGTAAAATACAAGATTATTTATTGATATATGGATACAACAAAATTATTACTTATGATATGTTTAGCAGCATGGAAGGCTTTATAGAAGACTCACAGCTTGATGCCAAAGAGTTCAATAAAGTATTTTTGAGCAAGGATTTAGAAAGCGTTGAGACGTATATAGGTAAAATTTTTGATAATCTTACCACTCAGGCAAGGATAACTCCAGAAGGAATTTATGATATAGCAATAAAAATGATATTTTTGATAACTCAGTTAAGCGATGAACTGAAATTGCCAGGATGGGATAAGAAAGAAAATGTAAAAAGTCTAATTACTGAGGTACTTAGCTTTAAGACTACAGAAGAAATTAAGGAAGTAGTTTTATTAAAGAGCCGAGAGTTTATAAATTTGGTGAATGAGGAACAGAGCAGTATAAGTCCAATAGTTCAGCAGGTTATTTCCCATATAGATAAGCATTATGGTGAAGAACTTTCTCTAAAGACCCTGGCGCAAAAATATAACATAAACCCATCCTATTTAGGTCAAGTATTCAATAAAGAAATTGGTGAGTCTTTTTCAGACTACTTAAATAAAATTAGAAATGAAAAAGCAAAAGAGCTTTTATTAAATACAAACTTAAAGGTTAATGAAATAGCTGTAAAGGTAGGCTATATAGATACCAGCTACTTTTATAGAAAGTTTAGGGATTACTTTGGCATTTCGCCTAACACTATGAGAAGCTCAAAAAATTATAAACTGTAATTTTTACATTAAATCTGAATTTAGTCAGCTTTATGAGGCTTTTCTGACATGGTATAGTTTATCTGTGGATAACGTTTACTAGGGGAGGATGAGCAATGCGTAAATTTATCAAAACCTTTAAGGCTAATAGAGAACTGCTTTTGCTTGCAGCACCAGCTGCCATATGGTTTTTAATTTTCAGCTATCTGCCTATGTTTGGAGTAGTGATAGCTTTTAAAAATCTAAGGATAACAGGAAAAGGTTTTATAAAAAGTCTTATTGATAGCAAATGGGTAGGCTTTAAAAATTTCGAGTTTCTTTTTAAAACTAGCGATGCATGGATAATAACAAGGAACACTATTTTGTATAATTTGGTATTCATAGTGCTTGGAATAGTTATTCCGGTATGCTTGGCTATTATGCTTAATGAGCTTTTAAATAAAAGAATGGCTAAGATATATCAAAGTGCTATGTTTTTGCCATATTTTTTATCTTGGGTTGTAGTTAGTTATTGCTTATTCGCTTTCTTAAGTGTGGATAAGGGATACATCAACAGCTTAATTATTAAATTTGGAGGCAAGCCAATTTCCTGGTATAGTGAACCAAAATACTGGCCTTATATACTTATACTTATGAGTCAATGGAAAGGTATAGGTTATGGAACAGTAGTTTACCTT
The genomic region above belongs to Clostridium swellfunianum and contains:
- a CDS encoding response regulator transcription factor → MYKVMLVDDEILILDGLKELIDWETLGLEIVNTSLNGEEALKEFTEVNPDIVITDISMPKMNGLMLIKEIKAISDRTRFIILSGYDEFNYAKEAIRLGIENYILKPINEEELEATLKNTIEKLKLSSKLPVLEKKKIEILKENILYRWVTNNISSYELKEREFVLDIKLGLSFYMAGIINLKKCDNHKTYEIYLAIKDLAEKMLDCSVFRDLDNNIVIIYGSNDYETINKDFQDMIESVETILEEKYSIFYFITLGSIENGHENAHKSYQTASKIQDYLLIYGYNKIITYDMFSSMEGFIEDSQLDAKEFNKVFLSKDLESVETYIGKIFDNLTTQARITPEGIYDIAIKMIFLITQLSDELKLPGWDKKENVKSLITEVLSFKTTEEIKEVVLLKSREFINLVNEEQSSISPIVQQVISHIDKHYGEELSLKTLAQKYNINPSYLGQVFNKEIGESFSDYLNKIRNEKAKELLLNTNLKVNEIAVKVGYIDTSYFYRKFRDYFGISPNTMRSSKNYKL
- a CDS encoding ABC transporter permease, whose protein sequence is MRKFIKTFKANRELLLLAAPAAIWFLIFSYLPMFGVVIAFKNLRITGKGFIKSLIDSKWVGFKNFEFLFKTSDAWIITRNTILYNLVFIVLGIVIPVCLAIMLNELLNKRMAKIYQSAMFLPYFLSWVVVSYCLFAFLSVDKGYINSLIIKFGGKPISWYSEPKYWPYILILMSQWKGIGYGTVVYLASVTGIDKTYYEAAMIDGATKWQQIKCITLPLLKPVITILFILSIGKIFNADFGLFYQLPRNSGPLYPVTNVIDTYVYRGLMSLGEMGMSSAAALYQSFVGLILILLSNYIVKKIDSENSLF